From Pulveribacter suum, a single genomic window includes:
- a CDS encoding isochorismatase family protein: protein MLLDAPDSQLVLVDYQERLMPAIFEGPAVLANARRLAQVAQLLEVPVWGTEQNPSRLGPNDAELRVRCQRTLAKMHFSAAEEGLSEWLRPPARPQGGNARSLPRHLQKQREQAPEDGRASIVIAGCEAHVCLMQTALDLLEDEFEVWVVTDACGSRTERSRDAAFDRLAGAGAELVTTEMVAFEWLRSCEHPAFKDVLALVK from the coding sequence ATGCTGCTTGACGCCCCTGACTCCCAACTCGTGCTCGTGGACTACCAGGAACGCCTGATGCCCGCGATCTTCGAGGGCCCGGCCGTGCTGGCCAACGCGCGCCGGCTGGCGCAGGTGGCGCAGCTGCTGGAGGTGCCCGTCTGGGGCACGGAGCAAAACCCCTCGCGCCTGGGGCCCAACGACGCCGAGCTGCGTGTCCGGTGCCAGCGCACCCTGGCCAAGATGCACTTCAGCGCCGCCGAGGAAGGCCTGTCCGAATGGCTGCGCCCGCCGGCCCGGCCCCAGGGCGGCAATGCCCGCAGCCTGCCGCGCCACCTGCAAAAGCAGCGCGAGCAGGCGCCCGAGGACGGTCGCGCCAGCATCGTCATCGCCGGCTGCGAGGCCCACGTCTGCCTGATGCAGACGGCGCTGGATCTGCTGGAGGACGAATTCGAGGTCTGGGTGGTGACGGACGCCTGTGGCTCGCGCACCGAGCGCAGCCGCGACGCCGCCTTCGACCGGCTGGCCGGCGCCGGCGCCGAGCTGGTGACCACCGAGATGGTGGCCTTCGAGTGGCTGCGCAGCTGCGAGCACCCGGCCTTCAAGGACGTGCTGGCGCTGGTGAAGTAA
- a CDS encoding propionate--CoA ligase — MTTNPTGFAEFHRRSIEDRDAFWAEQARLIDWQQPPQVICDYNNPPFAQWFVGGTTNLCHNAVDRHVASRGAQNALVAISTETNSERAYTYAELHAEVQRMAAVLKSLGVQQGDRVLIYMPMVAEAAFAMLACVRIGAIHSVVFGGFASSSLASRIEDAEPTVIVSADAGSRGGRVVAYKPLLDEAIELSAHKPAAVLLVDRGLAPAAMRAGRDHDWAALRERHLHAQVPCVWVESTHPSYTLYTSGTTGRPKGVQRDTGGYTVALACSMRTIFPAQPGDTYFCTSDIGWVVGHSYIIYAPLIAGMTTILYEGLPIRPDAGIWWSIVEKYQVTHMFSAPTAVRVLKKQDPAYLKKYDISSLKALWLAGEPLDEPTATWISGALGVPIIDNYWQTETGWPILTLCNGVEQQPSRFGSPGKAVYGYDVKLIDEATGEELTGPHQKGVVAIEGPLPPGCLQTVWRNDERFVNTYWKSIPGRLIYSTFDWGVRDEDGYYFILGRTDDVINVAGHRLGTREIEECIAGHPGIAEVAVVGVADPVKGQVAMAFAVPRDAAAVADEAGRQALEAEVMKQVDGNLGAVARPSRVLFVSLLPKTRSGKLLRRALQAVAERRDPGDLTTMEDPGALQQVTALLGGAA, encoded by the coding sequence ATGACCACCAACCCCACCGGTTTTGCCGAGTTCCATCGCCGCTCCATCGAGGATCGCGACGCCTTCTGGGCCGAGCAGGCCCGCCTGATCGACTGGCAGCAGCCGCCCCAGGTGATCTGCGACTACAACAACCCGCCGTTCGCCCAATGGTTCGTGGGCGGCACCACCAACCTGTGCCACAACGCCGTGGACCGCCACGTGGCCTCGCGCGGCGCGCAGAACGCGCTGGTGGCGATCTCCACCGAAACCAACTCCGAGCGCGCCTACACCTACGCCGAGCTGCACGCCGAGGTGCAGCGCATGGCGGCGGTGCTTAAGTCGCTGGGAGTGCAGCAGGGCGACCGGGTGCTGATCTACATGCCCATGGTGGCCGAGGCGGCCTTTGCCATGCTGGCCTGCGTGCGCATCGGGGCCATCCACTCGGTGGTGTTCGGCGGCTTTGCCTCGTCGTCGCTGGCCTCGCGCATCGAGGACGCCGAGCCCACGGTGATCGTCAGCGCCGACGCCGGCTCGCGCGGCGGGCGTGTCGTGGCCTACAAGCCGCTGCTGGACGAGGCCATCGAGCTGTCGGCCCACAAGCCCGCCGCCGTGCTGCTGGTGGACCGCGGCCTGGCCCCTGCCGCCATGCGCGCCGGGCGCGACCACGACTGGGCGGCGCTGCGCGAGCGGCACCTGCATGCCCAGGTGCCCTGCGTCTGGGTCGAATCCACCCACCCCAGCTACACGCTGTACACCAGCGGCACCACCGGCAGACCGAAGGGCGTGCAGCGCGACACGGGCGGCTACACGGTGGCGCTGGCCTGCAGCATGCGCACCATCTTCCCGGCCCAGCCGGGCGACACCTATTTCTGCACCAGCGACATCGGCTGGGTGGTGGGTCACAGCTACATCATCTATGCGCCCCTGATCGCGGGCATGACCACCATCCTGTACGAGGGCCTGCCGATTCGGCCCGACGCCGGCATCTGGTGGAGCATCGTCGAGAAGTACCAGGTCACCCACATGTTCTCGGCCCCCACGGCCGTGCGGGTGCTTAAAAAACAGGATCCCGCCTACCTGAAGAAGTACGACATCAGCAGCCTCAAGGCCCTGTGGCTGGCCGGCGAGCCGCTGGACGAGCCCACGGCCACGTGGATCAGCGGCGCCCTGGGCGTGCCCATCATCGACAACTATTGGCAGACCGAGACCGGCTGGCCCATCCTCACCCTGTGCAACGGCGTCGAGCAGCAGCCCTCGCGCTTCGGCAGCCCGGGCAAGGCGGTGTACGGCTACGACGTCAAGCTGATCGACGAGGCCACGGGCGAGGAGCTGACGGGCCCCCACCAAAAGGGCGTGGTGGCCATCGAAGGCCCGCTGCCCCCCGGCTGCCTGCAGACCGTGTGGCGCAACGACGAGCGCTTCGTCAACACCTACTGGAAGAGCATCCCGGGCCGGCTGATCTACAGCACCTTCGACTGGGGCGTGCGCGACGAGGACGGCTACTACTTCATCCTGGGCCGCACCGACGACGTGATCAACGTGGCCGGCCACCGCCTGGGCACGCGCGAGATCGAGGAATGCATCGCCGGCCACCCGGGCATCGCCGAGGTGGCGGTGGTGGGTGTGGCCGACCCGGTCAAGGGCCAGGTGGCCATGGCCTTTGCCGTGCCGCGCGACGCCGCCGCCGTGGCCGATGAAGCCGGCCGCCAGGCGCTGGAGGCCGAGGTCATGAAGCAGGTGGACGGCAACCTGGGCGCCGTGGCCCGGCCCTCGCGCGTGCTGTTCGTGAGCCTGCTGCCCAAGACGCGCAGCGGCAAGCTGCTGCGCCGCGCCCTGCAGGCCGTCGCCGAGCGGCGCGATCCGGGCGACCTGACGACGATGGAAGACCCGGGAGCGCTGCAGCAGGTCACGGCGCTGCTGGGCGGAGCTGCCTAA
- a CDS encoding IS5 family transposase, whose product MNQITLGLDPLPKKTRKEVFLEEMDQVVPWNALVALIQPHARGAHQALGGRPPFAVETMLRIHCLQLWWNLSDPAMEEELHERPLYRRFVGLQGAARMPDETTILRFRHLLERHELASQVLATINATLAQQGLMLKTGTVVDATIIAAPSSTKNSKGERDPEMHQTKKGNQWHFGMKAHIGVDAESGLVHTVVGTAANTSDVTQASQLLHGQETDAWGDAGYQGVDKREEFKGSKVRWEVAMRPGKRRALDPERELHQLLEKAEKLKASIRAKVEHPFRLIKQQFGYAKTRYRGLAKNTARLTMLFALGNLWMARQQLLRAQG is encoded by the coding sequence ATGAACCAGATCACGCTTGGTCTTGACCCGCTGCCCAAGAAGACCCGCAAGGAGGTCTTCCTTGAAGAGATGGACCAAGTCGTGCCGTGGAACGCGCTGGTGGCGCTCATTCAACCGCATGCGCGCGGCGCACATCAGGCGCTGGGCGGACGCCCGCCGTTTGCCGTGGAGACGATGCTGCGCATCCACTGCCTACAGCTGTGGTGGAACCTGAGTGACCCGGCCATGGAAGAGGAGCTGCACGAGCGACCGCTGTATCGACGTTTTGTGGGCCTGCAGGGTGCGGCCCGGATGCCCGATGAGACGACCATCCTGCGCTTTCGGCACCTGCTGGAGCGCCATGAGTTGGCGTCCCAGGTGCTGGCCACGATCAATGCAACCTTGGCCCAGCAAGGCCTGATGCTTAAGACCGGCACGGTGGTCGATGCCACCATCATTGCCGCGCCGAGTTCGACCAAGAACAGCAAGGGCGAGCGCGACCCAGAGATGCATCAGACCAAGAAGGGCAACCAATGGCACTTCGGGATGAAGGCGCACATCGGTGTGGATGCCGAGTCGGGCTTGGTGCACACCGTGGTCGGCACGGCCGCCAATACGAGCGACGTGACCCAGGCCAGCCAGCTGTTGCATGGCCAGGAGACCGATGCCTGGGGCGATGCGGGCTACCAGGGCGTGGACAAGCGCGAGGAGTTCAAGGGCAGCAAGGTGCGCTGGGAAGTGGCCATGCGGCCAGGCAAGCGCCGCGCCCTTGATCCCGAGCGCGAGTTGCATCAGTTACTGGAGAAGGCGGAGAAGCTCAAGGCCAGCATCCGGGCCAAGGTCGAGCACCCGTTTCGCCTCATCAAACAGCAGTTTGGCTACGCCAAGACTCGGTATCGCGGGCTGGCCAAGAACACCGCGCGCCTGACGATGCTGTTCGCGCTGGGCAATTTGTGGATGGCGCGCCAACAACTCTTGCGAGCACAGGGATGA
- a CDS encoding EAL domain-containing protein: MNSHLLQAGISYVLLLGLLAALPQAWQARPPGWLRLAMGLAFGLTSLALTLYAMGTGAADGPRSVHPTLIASAAFLWGPLAGAVAAATALGGTLVGMPADWTSGLSVALGSAALGILWRLLLRRARVGPWTAVLGLAVTVPPVVSVWALPEFGRGLAGHDWLPGGLPWRYVMGVFLLSGGASLLRGRARMLLALAQREEELLGALRATGGGRWEWDVREQRLSYGGSLYRRFGLADSPDDDAPALAQMLARSRHCRRWSLERHHPEDLRRLAPYLARVLAGQEASVQAEYRIRDDQGRWRWVIARGRAVQHDASGRVLRLAGMDLDITEQREHREALKASETKYTTIYQTLPDAAGITRLEDGRYIDVNPAFERLIRLPSSSILGRTSLELGIWSGEEERQRVLQALATHGEVRGLPVTVHRTGEAVDGLMSARTAQVDGQECLVFVFHDLTQERHVRQELLAANRLLREAGWMARLGVWEEVPGKGLSYWSDVCFHIHGLEPGSPLPHNYVDTYVLPEWRAQVREQLRLCLHERSTWQTEMQIQHADGRQLWVRARGEPVVEGGRVVRIRGILQDIDEVRRATERLRASEERLARVFHLLPSPLGFSRRSDGTYLDVNPAWEQAVGYTREQTLGRSSIELGICTPEVRSAMMGATGGSELVGHEMEITIASGERRTILQSLSPIDLHGEECWLFVLHDITERKQTEQRVREREELLSLTIAAATLGLWDCDLAEGTISGDARWRELLGLPAQEPSAPLPWSLALAQADMLEVARELARHKAHPAVPFDVTLQGITTGQGRRWVRSLGKIVAWSDAGEPLRMVGMSIDVSSQRTQEQQLERMAHYDALTGLPNRVLLERRLQDGMRASRAGGTHLGVGYLDLDGFKPVNDRLGHATGDRLLVMVAQRLQQALRPGDCVARLGGDEFVVLLPALASGGECEERLRALMDSVAAPYPLDGERVVVTASIGYTLYPDDGADADALLRHADQAMYAAKQAGRNRYHAFDAAHERERQARQGACARLAQAIAAGELALYLQPKVDMRRGTTVGAEALVRWNHPEKGLLAPGQFLQLLDGHDALQQAFGQWVVDEALALIGRLAGRVGRPLPVSVNITPEHLHSPGFADWMLQRMARHPELPAHLLQLELTESAALYDIDHAARELARLRAVGVGIAFDDFGTGYSSLAYLRRLPVDHLKLDRSFVTGMLHDAGDRAIVQGVIGLSRSFGCEVIAEGVETVEQGRMLLAMGCTLAQGYCIARPMALDEFAAWARQWQAPAQWLDAATAP; encoded by the coding sequence ATGAACAGCCACCTGCTGCAGGCGGGCATCTCGTACGTGCTGCTGCTGGGCCTGCTGGCGGCCCTGCCGCAGGCCTGGCAGGCACGGCCCCCGGGGTGGCTGCGGCTGGCGATGGGCCTGGCCTTCGGGCTGACCTCGCTGGCGCTGACGCTGTATGCCATGGGCACGGGCGCGGCCGATGGGCCGCGCTCCGTGCACCCCACGCTCATCGCCTCGGCCGCCTTCCTGTGGGGCCCGCTGGCGGGCGCCGTGGCCGCGGCCACGGCGCTGGGCGGCACGCTGGTCGGCATGCCGGCGGACTGGACCAGCGGGCTGTCCGTGGCCCTGGGCAGCGCCGCCCTGGGCATCTTGTGGCGGCTGCTGCTGCGCCGCGCCCGGGTGGGGCCCTGGACGGCCGTGCTGGGCTTGGCCGTCACGGTGCCGCCGGTGGTGTCGGTGTGGGCGCTGCCCGAGTTTGGCCGCGGGCTGGCGGGCCATGACTGGCTGCCGGGTGGGCTGCCCTGGCGCTACGTCATGGGCGTGTTCCTGCTCAGCGGCGGCGCCAGCCTGCTGCGGGGACGGGCGCGCATGCTGCTGGCCCTGGCCCAGCGCGAAGAAGAGCTGCTGGGCGCCCTGCGCGCCACCGGCGGCGGCCGCTGGGAATGGGACGTGCGCGAACAGCGCCTGTCCTATGGCGGCTCGCTGTACCGCCGCTTCGGCCTGGCCGACAGCCCCGACGACGACGCCCCCGCCCTGGCGCAAATGCTGGCGCGCAGCCGCCACTGCCGCCGCTGGAGCCTCGAGCGCCACCACCCCGAAGACCTGCGCCGCCTGGCGCCCTATCTGGCCCGGGTGCTGGCCGGGCAGGAAGCATCGGTGCAGGCCGAATACCGCATCCGCGACGACCAGGGCCGCTGGCGCTGGGTGATCGCGCGCGGGCGTGCCGTGCAGCACGACGCCAGCGGCCGGGTGCTGCGGCTGGCGGGCATGGACCTGGACATCACCGAGCAGCGCGAGCACCGCGAGGCGCTGAAGGCCTCGGAGACCAAATACACCACCATCTACCAGACGCTGCCCGACGCGGCCGGAATCACCCGGCTGGAAGACGGCCGCTACATCGACGTGAACCCCGCCTTCGAGCGGCTGATCCGCCTGCCTTCCAGCAGCATCCTGGGGCGCACCTCGCTGGAGCTGGGCATCTGGAGCGGCGAGGAAGAGCGCCAGCGCGTGCTGCAGGCCCTGGCCACCCACGGCGAGGTGCGCGGCCTGCCCGTGACCGTGCACCGCACCGGCGAGGCGGTGGACGGCCTGATGTCGGCCCGCACGGCGCAGGTGGACGGGCAGGAATGCCTGGTGTTCGTCTTTCATGACCTGACGCAGGAGCGGCACGTGCGCCAGGAGCTGCTGGCCGCCAACCGCCTGCTGCGCGAGGCCGGGTGGATGGCCCGCCTGGGCGTGTGGGAGGAGGTGCCCGGCAAGGGCCTGAGCTACTGGTCGGACGTGTGCTTTCACATCCACGGCCTGGAGCCGGGCTCGCCCCTGCCGCACAACTATGTGGACACCTACGTGCTGCCCGAGTGGCGCGCGCAGGTGCGCGAGCAGCTGCGCCTGTGCCTGCACGAGCGCAGCACCTGGCAGACGGAGATGCAGATCCAGCACGCCGATGGCCGCCAGCTGTGGGTACGAGCGCGTGGCGAGCCGGTGGTCGAAGGCGGCCGCGTGGTGCGCATCCGCGGCATCCTGCAAGACATCGACGAGGTGCGCCGCGCCACCGAGCGCCTGCGCGCCTCCGAAGAGCGGCTGGCGCGGGTGTTCCACCTGCTGCCCTCGCCGCTGGGGTTTTCGCGGCGCAGCGACGGCACCTACCTGGACGTCAACCCGGCCTGGGAGCAGGCCGTGGGCTACACGCGCGAGCAGACGCTGGGCAGGTCCTCCATCGAGCTGGGCATCTGCACGCCCGAGGTGCGCAGCGCCATGATGGGCGCGACCGGCGGCAGCGAGCTGGTCGGCCACGAGATGGAGATCACCATCGCCTCGGGCGAGCGCCGCACCATCTTGCAGTCGCTCAGCCCCATCGATCTGCACGGCGAGGAGTGCTGGCTGTTCGTGCTGCACGACATCACCGAGCGCAAGCAGACCGAGCAGCGCGTGCGCGAGCGCGAGGAGCTGCTGTCGCTGACCATCGCCGCCGCCACGCTGGGCCTGTGGGATTGCGACCTGGCCGAGGGCACGATCAGCGGCGACGCGCGCTGGCGCGAGCTGCTCGGCCTGCCCGCGCAGGAGCCGTCCGCGCCCCTGCCCTGGAGCCTGGCACTGGCCCAGGCAGACATGCTGGAGGTGGCGCGCGAGCTGGCGCGCCACAAGGCCCACCCGGCCGTGCCCTTCGACGTCACGCTGCAGGGCATCACCACCGGCCAGGGCCGGCGCTGGGTGCGCAGCCTGGGCAAGATCGTCGCCTGGAGCGACGCCGGCGAGCCGCTGCGCATGGTGGGCATGTCCATCGATGTCAGCAGCCAGCGCACGCAGGAGCAGCAGCTCGAGCGCATGGCCCACTACGACGCCCTCACCGGCCTGCCCAACCGCGTGCTGCTGGAGCGGCGCCTGCAGGACGGCATGCGCGCCAGCCGCGCGGGCGGCACGCACCTGGGCGTGGGCTACCTGGACCTGGACGGCTTCAAGCCCGTCAACGACCGCCTGGGCCACGCCACGGGTGACCGGCTGCTGGTCATGGTGGCGCAGCGCCTGCAGCAGGCATTGCGCCCGGGCGACTGCGTGGCGCGCCTGGGCGGTGATGAATTCGTCGTGCTGCTGCCGGCCCTGGCCAGCGGCGGGGAGTGCGAAGAGCGCCTGCGCGCCCTGATGGACAGCGTGGCCGCGCCCTACCCGCTGGACGGCGAGCGCGTGGTGGTCACCGCCAGCATCGGCTACACCCTCTACCCCGACGACGGCGCCGACGCCGACGCCCTGCTGCGCCACGCCGACCAGGCCATGTACGCGGCCAAGCAGGCCGGGCGCAACCGCTACCACGCCTTCGACGCGGCCCACGAGCGCGAGCGCCAGGCCCGCCAGGGCGCCTGCGCCCGCCTGGCCCAGGCCATTGCCGCGGGCGAGCTGGCGCTGTACCTGCAGCCCAAGGTGGACATGCGCCGCGGCACCACCGTGGGCGCCGAGGCCCTGGTGCGCTGGAACCATCCCGAGAAAGGCCTGCTGGCGCCGGGGCAGTTTCTGCAGCTGCTGGACGGCCACGACGCACTGCAGCAGGCCTTCGGCCAGTGGGTGGTGGACGAGGCGCTGGCGCTCATCGGCCGGCTGGCTGGGCGTGTCGGCCGGCCGCTGCCGGTCAGCGTCAACATCACGCCCGAGCACCTGCACAGCCCGGGCTTTGCCGACTGGATGCTGCAGCGCATGGCGCGCCACCCGGAGCTGCCGGCGCACCTGCTGCAGCTGGAGCTGACGGAAAGCGCCGCCCTGTACGACATCGACCACGCGGCGCGCGAGCTGGCGCGCCTGCGCGCGGTGGGTGTGGGCATCGCCTTCGACGACTTCGGCACCGGCTACTCGTCGCTGGCCTACCTGCGCCGCCTGCCGGTGGACCACCTCAAGCTGGACCGCAGCTTCGTCACCGGCATGCTGCACGACGCGGGCGACCGCGCCATCGTGCAGGGGGTCATCGGCCTGAGCCGCTCCTTCGGCTGCGAGGTCATCGCCGAGGGTGTGGAGACCGTCGAGCAGGGCCGCATGCTGCTGGCCATGGGCTGCACGCTGGCCCAGGGCTATTGCATCGCCCGGCCCATGGCGCTGGATGAGTTCGCCGCCTGGGCGCGGCAGTGGCAGGCGCCGGCGCAGTGGCTGGACGCGGCCACCGCGCCCTGA
- a CDS encoding DMT family transporter, whose translation MSSTAPPLAAPALPASAWLGEFLLLSSLWGASFLFMRLGAAEFGPLPTAGLRVMLAALFLLPLLVQRGEWPALRRHWRVVLLAGVINSAIPFALFAWAVMHIATGLSSILNAAVPLFGALVAWLWLGDRIGRLRWLGLALGFAGVALLAWRAPGGAASAQAGWAVAACLGASTCYAVAASFAQRHLKGVPPLASTTGSQIGAALVLALPTAWAWPARMPSLQAWAAVGAIALLCTGLAYLLYFRLIARAGASRAVAVTYLAPVFAVCYGAAFLDERVTVWMVGCGVVIVCGTMLSTGLVRRRPARG comes from the coding sequence ATGAGCTCCACCGCGCCGCCCCTTGCCGCCCCCGCCCTGCCCGCGTCTGCCTGGCTGGGCGAGTTTTTGCTGCTGTCCAGCCTGTGGGGCGCATCCTTTCTCTTCATGCGCCTGGGCGCGGCCGAGTTCGGGCCGCTGCCCACCGCCGGCCTGCGCGTGATGCTGGCTGCCCTGTTCCTGCTGCCGCTGCTGGTGCAGCGCGGCGAATGGCCGGCGCTGCGCCGGCACTGGCGCGTGGTACTGCTGGCCGGGGTGATCAACTCGGCCATTCCGTTTGCCCTGTTTGCCTGGGCGGTGATGCATATCGCCACGGGGTTGTCCTCCATTCTGAACGCCGCGGTGCCGCTGTTCGGCGCCCTGGTCGCCTGGCTGTGGCTGGGCGATCGCATCGGGCGGCTGCGCTGGCTGGGCCTGGCGCTGGGCTTTGCCGGGGTGGCGCTGCTGGCGTGGCGCGCGCCGGGCGGCGCGGCTTCGGCGCAGGCCGGCTGGGCCGTCGCCGCCTGCCTGGGGGCGTCCACTTGCTACGCGGTGGCGGCCAGCTTCGCGCAGCGCCACCTCAAGGGCGTGCCGCCCCTGGCCAGCACCACGGGCAGCCAGATCGGCGCCGCCCTGGTCCTGGCCCTGCCCACCGCCTGGGCCTGGCCGGCGCGCATGCCCAGCCTGCAGGCATGGGCCGCCGTGGGCGCCATCGCACTGCTGTGCACCGGCCTTGCCTACCTGCTGTACTTTCGCCTCATCGCACGCGCAGGCGCCAGCCGCGCCGTGGCGGTGACCTACCTGGCGCCGGTGTTTGCCGTCTGCTATGGCGCCGCCTTCCTGGACGAGCGGGTAACGGTCTGGATGGTCGGCTGCGGCGTGGTCATCGTCTGCGGCACCATGCTCTCGACCGGCCTGGTACGCCGGCGACCGGCCCGCGGGTAG
- a CDS encoding methylated-DNA--[protein]-cysteine S-methyltransferase, which yields MSARLPSSPLVQCRVATALGDVHLAASPAGLAGLWFAGQRHLPDRLEGAGAWPHEPAHPVLRAAAAQLIDYLDGRGTRFDLPLDLSGGTPFQQSVWRALLAIPRGATVGYGALALALSQPRAVRAVASAIGRNPLSVVVPCHRVVGAGGALTGYAGGLPRKAALLELEAAAATAAATQASFSPPACSLA from the coding sequence ATGTCCGCCCGACTGCCCTCTTCCCCCCTCGTGCAATGCCGTGTCGCCACGGCGCTGGGCGACGTCCACCTGGCCGCCAGCCCGGCCGGCCTGGCAGGCCTGTGGTTTGCCGGCCAGCGCCATCTGCCGGACCGGCTGGAGGGCGCAGGCGCCTGGCCGCACGAGCCGGCCCACCCCGTGCTGCGCGCCGCCGCGGCGCAGCTCATCGACTACCTGGACGGCCGCGGCACGCGCTTTGACCTGCCGCTGGACCTGTCGGGCGGCACGCCGTTTCAGCAGTCGGTCTGGCGCGCGCTGCTGGCCATTCCGCGCGGCGCCACCGTGGGCTATGGGGCGCTGGCGTTGGCCCTGAGCCAGCCGCGCGCCGTGCGGGCGGTGGCCTCGGCCATCGGCCGCAACCCCTTGAGCGTGGTCGTGCCCTGCCACCGCGTGGTGGGTGCCGGCGGCGCGCTGACAGGCTATGCCGGCGGCCTGCCGCGCAAGGCGGCGCTGCTGGAGCTGGAGGCCGCAGCAGCCACGGCTGCGGCGACACAAGCTTCCTTCTCGCCCCCTGCCTGCAGCCTTGCATGA
- a CDS encoding DNA-3-methyladenine glycosylase 2 family protein: MPDTPPVHPSPDEDDARYLALKARDARFDGRFFTGVTSTGIYCRPVCAARTPRREHCRFFALAAQAEAAGFRPCLRCRPELAPQALAWSVQDATTILVQQALRLLHAPEAWSEAGGRALVAQLAARLGVSDRHLRRIFQAVLGVSPQRWLHTRRLLAAKQLLADTRLPVTEVALAAGFASVRRFNDAFASHYGLAPSQLRRSGATCAGAARPVRLGLRPPYDARSLLAWFATRQLHGLEDVRNTDSEQRLRRTVRLASGGRSVAGWIELRFDLPRHCVLLEASDGLLPALPQLIGRVRDLLDLDADPAAIHAVLQPFFEGGEGLRVPGTLDGFELAVQAVLGQQITVAAARTLAQRVLERFGEPIATPWPELRWLFPSAAALAQATPDDLGRLGIVRQRQAAILALARGVASGALVLDASADVPATMAALRELPGIGDWTAQYIALRALRWPDAFPAGDVALHHALDVRGAPQPARAALAAAEAWRPWRSYGALRAWSGLAPSLPNP, encoded by the coding sequence ATGCCCGACACCCCGCCCGTCCACCCAAGTCCGGATGAGGACGACGCCCGCTACCTGGCCCTGAAGGCACGGGACGCGCGCTTTGACGGGCGCTTCTTCACCGGCGTGACCTCCACCGGCATCTACTGCCGCCCGGTTTGCGCCGCGCGCACGCCGCGGCGCGAGCACTGCCGCTTTTTTGCCCTGGCGGCCCAGGCCGAGGCAGCCGGCTTTCGCCCCTGCCTGCGCTGCCGCCCCGAGCTGGCGCCCCAGGCGCTGGCCTGGTCGGTGCAGGACGCCACCACCATTCTGGTGCAGCAGGCCCTGCGCCTGCTGCACGCCCCCGAGGCCTGGAGCGAGGCCGGAGGCCGCGCCCTGGTGGCCCAGCTGGCCGCCCGCCTGGGCGTGAGCGACCGGCACCTGCGGCGCATCTTCCAGGCCGTGCTGGGCGTGTCGCCCCAGCGCTGGCTGCACACGCGCCGCCTGCTGGCGGCCAAGCAGCTGCTGGCCGACACCCGCCTGCCCGTGACCGAGGTGGCCCTGGCTGCCGGCTTTGCCAGCGTACGCCGCTTCAACGACGCCTTTGCCAGCCACTACGGCCTGGCGCCCAGCCAGCTGCGCCGCTCGGGCGCGACTTGCGCCGGCGCCGCCCGCCCGGTGCGCTTGGGCCTGCGCCCGCCCTACGACGCGCGCAGCCTGCTGGCCTGGTTTGCCACGCGCCAGCTGCACGGGCTGGAGGACGTGCGCAACACCGACAGCGAGCAGCGCCTGCGCCGCACGGTGCGCCTGGCCAGCGGCGGCCGCAGCGTGGCAGGCTGGATCGAGCTGCGCTTTGACCTGCCGCGCCACTGCGTGCTGCTGGAGGCCAGCGACGGCCTGCTGCCCGCACTGCCCCAGCTGATCGGCCGGGTGCGCGACCTGCTGGACCTGGACGCCGACCCGGCGGCCATCCACGCCGTGCTGCAGCCCTTCTTCGAGGGCGGCGAAGGCCTGCGCGTGCCGGGCACGCTGGACGGCTTCGAGCTGGCGGTGCAGGCCGTGCTGGGCCAGCAGATCACCGTGGCCGCCGCGCGCACGCTGGCGCAGCGGGTGCTGGAGCGGTTCGGCGAGCCCATCGCCACGCCCTGGCCCGAACTGCGCTGGCTGTTTCCCAGCGCCGCGGCGCTGGCGCAGGCCACGCCGGACGACCTGGGCCGGCTGGGCATCGTGCGCCAGCGCCAGGCAGCCATCCTGGCGCTGGCCCGGGGCGTTGCCAGCGGCGCCCTGGTGCTGGACGCCAGCGCCGACGTGCCCGCCACCATGGCCGCGCTGCGCGAGCTGCCCGGCATCGGCGACTGGACGGCCCAGTACATCGCCCTGCGCGCCCTGCGCTGGCCCGATGCCTTTCCGGCCGGCGACGTGGCGCTGCACCACGCCCTGGACGTGCGCGGCGCGCCCCAGCCGGCCCGCGCCGCCCTAGCCGCAGCCGAGGCCTGGCGCCCCTGGCGCAGTTACGGCGCCCTGCGCGCCTGGTCGGGCCTGGCGCCGTCACTACCAAATCCATAG